A stretch of DNA from Verrucomicrobiales bacterium:
CGGTGAAGCATCCGGAGAAGGTCGACATGGTTATCTTCCGGGAAAACACGGAGGATATCTATGCAGGTATTGAGTATAAGGGAGGATCGCCCGAATCGGTGAAGCTCCTGGAATTCATCGCGAAGGAGTTTCCGAAAGATTTTGCGAAGATCCGTTTTGGCACCCAGGAGAAGATTTCCGATTACATGAATCGGGCGACGGGCGGGCATGGTCACGGGGCTCCGCCGGTTGAGGTCGGGCTGGGCATCAAGCCGGTGAGCGCGGTTGGAACGATCCGTCTAATGAAGTCGGCAGTGGAGTATGCCCTGCGCTTCAAGCGCCGCAGTCTGACGATTGTTCACAAAGGGAACATCATGAAGTTCACCGAGGGCGCGTTCCGGGACTGGGCTTACGGCGCGGCGGAGCGGATCTTCGGCGACAAGGTTTACACCTGGGCACAATATGAGGTGACCAAGAAGGAGAAGGGTGAAGCTGCCGCCAACGACGAGCAGAAGGCCGCACTTAAATCCGGACGGCTCCTCATCAAGGACGCGATCGCCGACATCGCCCTGCAACAGGTGCTCACCCGGCCCGAGGACTTCGATGTCATCGCCACCCTGAACTTGAATGGAGACTACCTGAGCGATGCGCTCGCAGCCCAGGTCGGCGGCATTGGCATTGCCCCGGGAGGAAACATCAACTATGTGACGGGGCATGCCATCTTCGAGGCCACTCACGGCACAGCGCCGAAGTACGCCAATAAGGATGTCGTCAATCCGGGGTCGGTGGTGTTGAGCGGTGAGATGATGTTGCGCTACATGGGCTGGACGGAAGCCGCGGATTTGATCCTGAAGGGATTGAACGGAGCGGTTGCCAGCAAACGGGTGACCTATGATTTCGCCCGCCAAATGGAAGGCGCCACGGAGATCAAATGCTCCGAGTTTGGTGACAATCTCATCGCGCACATGTAAGTGTGGGTGTCAGGAGGGAAGCGCGGGTCCGCGCTTCCCTCCTCCCCTCCGTAGTCGTAATCGTCCTTCTCGCCTGGAGGCTCCGGGGGCGGAATGTCCATATGGACGGCGGTGGCACGACACCGCTGTTCCTTCACGCTGCAGCCCGCCTAGTCGCGCACCTGGGGATAATCCGCTCACCACAAGCCACTCCGCCACGTGCAGGAAAAGCGGAGACATGTCTCCGCACTCCATATTCGCCTCCCTCCCTTCGTAAACGTCAACGTAAGCGTAATCGTCCCTCTC
This window harbors:
- the icd gene encoding NADP-dependent isocitrate dehydrogenase, with protein sequence MPYTTVTPPAGGKITISAGKLNVPENPVVPFIRGDGTGPDIWAASVRVFDAAVEKAYGGKRKISWFEVFAGEESFKRFNNWLPDDTVEAFKEYLVGIKGPLTTPVGGGIRSLNVALRQMLDLYVCLRPVQYFKGVPSPVKHPEKVDMVIFRENTEDIYAGIEYKGGSPESVKLLEFIAKEFPKDFAKIRFGTQEKISDYMNRATGGHGHGAPPVEVGLGIKPVSAVGTIRLMKSAVEYALRFKRRSLTIVHKGNIMKFTEGAFRDWAYGAAERIFGDKVYTWAQYEVTKKEKGEAAANDEQKAALKSGRLLIKDAIADIALQQVLTRPEDFDVIATLNLNGDYLSDALAAQVGGIGIAPGGNINYVTGHAIFEATHGTAPKYANKDVVNPGSVVLSGEMMLRYMGWTEAADLILKGLNGAVASKRVTYDFARQMEGATEIKCSEFGDNLIAHM